Within Kineococcus endophyticus, the genomic segment GCGTGAGGACACCGTGACGCACCCGCAACGGCACGCGCCACTGCCCGCAACACGAGGCCCCTAGCGTCGCCGACATGACCCTGGACACCCGCACCATCCCGGCTCCCCGGTCCGGCCGCTGGGTCGACGACCACGACCCCGAGGACGTCCGGCAGTGGGAGTCGACCGGCCGCCGGCGGGCCCAGCGCAACCTGTGGCTGTCGATCTTCGCCGAGTTCCTCGGCTTCTCCGTCTGGCAGCTCTGGACGATCGTCACGCCGTCGCTGAACAGCGCGGGGTTCGCCCTCACCGCCGACCAGATGTTCTGGCTCATCGCCGTGCCGAACCTCGTCGGGGCGACCCTGCGCTTCCCCTACACGTTCGCGGTCCCGCGCTTCGGCGGCCGGAACTGGACCGTCGTCTCGGCCCTGCTGCTGCTCGTCCCCTGCATCGGGCTCGCCGTCGTCGTGCAGAACCCCCAGACGCCGTTCTGGGTCATGGTCCTCGTGGCGGCCACGGCCGGTGTCGGGGGCGGGAACTTCGCCAGCAGCATGGCGAACATCTCGTTCTTCTACCCCGAGCGCGAGAAGGGTGCGGCGCTGGGGCTGAACGCGGCGGGCGGGAACCTCGGGGTCGCCGTCGTGCAGCTCGTCATCCCGGTCGTCGTGGTCGTCGGCGGAGGTCTGGCCCTGGACCGGGCCGGACTCGTCGTCGTCCCGCTGGCGGTGCTCGCGGCGGTCCTGGCCTGGCGCTCCATGGACAACCTGTCCACCGCCAAGGCCGACCTCGCCGGGTACGCCGCCGCGGTGCGGAACAAGCACACGTGGATCGTGTCGTTCCTCTACATCGGGACGTTCGGGTCCTTCATCGGCTACGCCGGGGTGTTCCCGCTGCTCATCAAGCAGCAGTTCCCGGAGATCGGTTTCTCCTGGGGTTTCGTCGGTCTGCCGCAGGTTCCGCTGACGCTGGCCTTCCTCGGGGCGCTCGTCGGATCGCTCGCCCGTCCCACCGGCGGGCGGCTCGCCGACCGCTGGTCCGGCGCCGACGTCGGCGTCGCGGCCTACGCCGTCATGGCCCTGGGGGCCCTCGGGGTCATCGCCTCCCTGGCCGCCGGCAGCTTCGCCGGGTTCTTCGCCTCCTTCCTCCTCCTGTTCGTGGCCAGCGGGGTCGGCAACGGCGCGGTGTACCGGATGATCCCGGCGATCTTCCGGGCGGGCATCGACGTGGCCGCGGACCCGCAGGGCCTGGTCCTGGCCAAGCGCCAGGCCGCCGCCTGCATCGGCATCGCGTCCGGCATCGGGGCCTACGGGGGGTTCATCATCCCCCGGGTGTTCGCCGAGTCGCTCAAGACCGGTTCGCTGCAACCCGCCCTGCTGGCGTTCGTCGGGTTCTACGCCGTCTGCGCGGTCGTCACGGTCGCCGTCTACAAGGTCGGCAGCGCCCAGCGCTTCGCCGGTACCCGGATCTGAGGAGGACACCGTGACCGACACCACCCAGCGCACCGCGCAGAGCGTCACCGTTCCCGCCCCCCGGGGCCACCGCCGTCGCCTGGTCGTCGTCGGCAACGGCATGGCCGGCATCCGTGCCGTCGAGGAAGTCCTGGAGCGCGGCGGCGCCGGCGCCTTCGACGTCACCGTCTTCGGCGACGAACCGTACGGGAACTACAACAGGATCATGCTCTCCCACGTGCTGTCCGGGGAGGAGGCAGAAGACGGCATCGTCCTGAACCCCCTGTCCTGGTACGAGGAGAACGGCATCGACCTGCGCGCCGGGGTGCGCGTGGACCACGTCGACCACGCCGCCCGCGTCGTGCACGACGCCGCCGGTGGCCGCACGCCGTACGACACGCTCCTGATCGCCACGGGGTCCACGCCGTTCTTCCCCCCGATGGAGGGTCTGCACCGCGGTGACGGATCCCTGCTCGAGGGGGTGTTCGCGTTCCGCACGCTCGACGACGCCCGGGCGTTGCTGGAGAACGCCCGCACCCACCGGCGCGCGGTCGTCATCGGCGGCGGTCTGCTCGGACTGGAGGCGGCGCACGGGCTCGTGACGCACGGCCTCGAGGTCGACCTCGTGCACTCCCCGCCGCACCTCATGAACCAGCAGCTCGGTTCCGACGCCGGTCGGGTGCTGCGGCGCAAGGTCGAGCAGCTGGGCATCCGGGTGCACACCGGCGTGCGGACGCGGGGACTGCTGGGCACCGACCGCGTGAGCGGCGTGGAACTGCCGGACGGCACCGTCCTGGCCGCGGACTTCGTGGTTGTCGCGGCCGGCATCCGGCCCAACGTCGAGGTCGGCGTGAGCGCGGGCCTCGACGTCGACCGCGGGATCCTCGTCGACGACCGCATGCGCACCAGCGCCGAGGACGTCTACGCCGTCGGCGAGTGCGTCCAGCACCGCGGCCAGACCTACGGCCTCGTGGCCCCGCTGTGGGACCAGGCGAGCGTGCTGGCCGACCACCTCACCGGTGCGGCCCCGGACGCGGAGTACCACGGGTCCCGCACGTCGACGAAGCTCAAGGTCGCCGGCGTCGACGTGGTGGCGATGGGCCTGTCCGGCCCCGAGCGCGACGAGGACGAGTTCGTCGTGTTCTCCGAACCGCACCGCGGTGTCTACCTCAACGCCGTGGTCCGCGACGACCGGCTCGTGGGAGCCACCCTCCTCGGGGACGTCCGCAAGGCGGCCGTCCTCGCCCAGCACTACGACCTCGGCACACCGCTGCCGGAGGAACGGACCCGGCTGCTCCTCGACCTCGGAGAGGTGCAGGAGGGCGCCGGCGCCGGTGACCTCGCCGACCTCGACGACGCGGTTCAGGTCTGCCACTGCAACGGCGTCACGAAGGGCCGCATCGTCGGTGCCGTCGCGGACGGCTGCACGTCGACGACCGCGGTGATGGCGAAGACCAAGGCCGGCAAGGGCTGCGGTTCCTGCAAGGACCTCGTCGAGCGGATCACCGAGTGGGCCGCGGGCGGGAACCTCACGGTCGACGAGACGGTCGGCTGGTACGTCCCGGGGGTTCCGCTGGCCAAACCGGAGCTCATGGCGGCCATCCGCGAGCGCGGCCTGAAGTCCGTGTCGGCGGTGTTCCGCGAACTCGCCCCGGGCGGCGTCGAGGACGCCAAGTCGAAGATGGGCCTGACCTCGCTGCTGCGGATGATGTGGCCCGAGGGGATCGTCGAGGAACGCGACGGGCGGTTCGTCAACGACCGCGTCCACGCGAACATCCAGCGCGACGGCACGTTCTCCGTCGTCCCGCAGATGAAGGGCGGGGTCACCACCGCCGACCAGCTCCGGACGATCGCCGACGTCGCGGACAAGTACGACGTCGGGATGATCAAGGTCACGGGCGGACAGCGGATCGACCTGCTGGGCGTGCCGAAGGAGGACCTGCCGAAGGTGTGGGCGGACCTCGGGATGCCGTCGGGGTACGCGTACGGCAAGAGCTTCCGGACCGTGAAGACCTGCGTCGGGACCGACTTCTGCCGGTTCGGCCTCGGCGACTCCACCCAGCTCGGCATCGACCTCGAGACCCGGTACCAGGGCGTCGAGGCACCGGCCAAGCTCAAGCTCGGTGTCGTCGGCTGCCCGCGGAACTGCGCCGAGGCGTACGTCAAGGACGTCGGTGTCGTCGCCGTCGGGTCCGGCCGGTGGGAGGTCTACGTCGGCGGCGCGGCCGGGGCCACCGTCCGCAAGGGCGACCTCCTGACCACCGTCACCTCCCCGGAGGAGGTCGTCACGCTCGTCGGCCGGTTCATCCAGTTCTACCGGGAGTGGGGGAACTGGCTGGAACGCACCTACGAGTTCGTCCCGCGCCTCGGGATCGAACGCGTGCGCGCCGTCCTGGTCGACGACTCCGACGGCATGGCCGCCGGGCTGGACGAGCGCATGCAGACCACCGTGGAGAACTACCGCGACCCCTGGCAGGAAGGCGCCGAGCCCGTGACCACCGGACAGTTCCGTCCCGCCCTCCCCCTCGGCATGCCGACGGTCCGCCCCTCGCAGGTGCGGTCGTGAACGCCCCGGCCGACGTCCTGCAGGACGTGTGCCGCGTCGAGGACCTGCCCGTCGGGGAGGGCCGCACCTACGTGGTCGACGGCGAGCAGGTCGCGCTGTTCCGGCACCGCAGCGGCCGCGTCAGCGCGGTCCAGGCCGCCTGCCCGCACGCCGGTGGGCCGCTGGCCGACGGGCAGGTCGACGAGTCCGTCGTCATCTGCCCCCTGCACCTGACGGCCTTCGACCTCGCCACGGGCGAGGCGACGGGGGGTGGGGAGGGAACGATCGCGGTGCATCCTTGTCGGGTCGAGGCCGGCGTGGTCAGGGTGGGCGTCGATGTCCGCTGAGAGAGGGGTTCCGGTGGCACCGCTGTACCCCCTGCACCTCGACGTCACCGGACGGCGCGTCCTCGTCGCCGGCGGTGGGCCCGTCGCGGCGCGGCGGGCCCGGGACCTCGTGGAGGCCGGCGCCGACGTCCTCGTCGTCGCCCCGGCGGTGTGCGAGGACCTGCGCGACCTGCTGCCCCTCCTGACGTGGGAGGCGCGTGACGTGGACCCGGCCGACGTCGCCGACGTCTGGCTCGTCCACACCGCCACGGGCGACCCCGCGGCCGACGCCGCCGTCGCCGCGGCCGCCGAGGCCCTGCACGTGTGGTGCGTCGTCGCGGCGGAGGCGGCCGCCGGCAGCGCCTGGACCCCCGTCGTCGTGCGGCGCGACGTGGGCGGGGCGCCCGTCACCGTCTCGGCCACCGCGGGTGGTGACCCGCGGCGGGCCACCGGGTTGCGCGAGGCGCTGTCGCGATGGCTGGACTCCGGCGCCGCACCCCTGCGCCGCCGCCGCCCGGGCCGGGGTCGCGTGACCCTCGTCGGCGGCGGGCCGGGCGAGGTGGACCTGCTGACGCTGCGCGGCCGCCGCCGGCTCGCCGAGGCGGACGTCGTCGTCGTGGACCGCCTCGCGCCCACGGCCGTGCTCGTCGACCTCGACCCCGACGTGGTGGTCGTCGACGTCGGAAAGACCCCCGACCACCACCCCGTCCCCCAGGACGAGATCAACCGCCTCCTCGTCGAGCACGCGCAGGCGGGCCGGCACGTCGTGCGCCTCAAGGGCGGCGACCCCTACCTGCTCGGCCGCGGCGGCGAGGAGGTCCTCGCCTGCCGCGCCGCCGGCGTGGACGTCGAGGTGGTCCCGGGCGTCACGAGCGCCTTCGCCGTGCCCGCGGCGGCGGGTGTGCCCGTGACCCACCGCGGCCTGTCCCGCTCGGTCACGGTCGTGAGCGGCCACGAGGACGTCGACGCGGCCGCGCTGGCCTCGCTCGACGGGACCCTGGTCCTCCTCATGGGCGTGACGATGCTGCCGCGCACCGCCGACGGCCTCCTCGCAGCCGGCAAGGCCCCGGACACCCCCGTCGCGATCGTCGAGAACGGCTGGCGCGCAGGGCAACGCACCACCCGGGGAACGCTGGCCGACATCGCGGTCCGGGCCGCGCAGGAGGGCGTCCGCAACCCGGCGGTCATCGTCGTCGGCGCGGTCGCCGCGCTGGAGGGCCTGGCCGACACGACGGGCGAGGTCACGGGAGAGGTGACGGGGACGACGACGGTCGCCTACCGTCCGCACTCGTGACGGAACTCCTGGGCGTGACGATCGGCATCACCAGCGACCGCCGCTCGGGCGACATGATCGCCACCTTCGAACGCAAGGGCGCGCGCGTCCTGCACGCGCCGACCATGCGGATCGTCCCCCTGACCGAGGACGACCAGCTGCTGGCGGACACCCGCGACGTCATCGCCGACCCGCCGGACGTCGTCCTGGTGACGACGGGGATCGGGCTGCGGGGCTGGGTGGAGGCCGCGGACGCCGCCGGCCTCGCCGGGCCGCTGCTGGAGACGATGGGGCGGGCCCGCGTGGTCGCCCGCGGTCCGAAGGCGACGGGCGTCATCCGGGCCAACGGGTTGCGGGAGGCGTGGTCCGCGGCCTCGGAGCAGACCGCGGAGGCCGTGGAGCGGCTCGTGGCGGACGGGGTCGACGGGTGCTCGGTCGTCGTGCAGCTGCACGGGGCCGCTGACGAGCACCAGCTCGCCCCGCTCGTCGCCGCCGGCGCCCGTGTGCGGGGGGTGTCGGTGTACCGGTGGCTGCCGCCCGCGGACCCCGACGCCGTCGACCGGCTCGTCGACCTCGTCGCCGAGCGCGCCCTCGACGCGGTGACGTTCACGAGCGCCCCCGGCGCGGTCGCGCTGCTCGAGGTCGCGCAGCGGCGGGGCCGGCACGAGGAGCTCGTCGCGGCCTTCGGTGACGGCGTCGTCGCGTGCGCCGTCGGCGACGTGACCGCGGAACCGTTGCGGGCCGTGGGGATCGAGCCGCTGATCCCCGACCGGTGGCGGCTGGGCGCCCTGCTGCGGACGCTGACGGCGCACCTGGCCGAGAACCCCGTCGCCGACGTGGCCACCGTGCAGGGACGCCTGGTCGTGCGGGCGCAGACCGCCGTCCTCGACGGTGTCCTGCTGGAACTGGCCCCCGGGCCCCGGGCCCTGCTGCGCCGGCTCGCGGAGGCCGGGGGCGCCGTGCTGAGCCGGGAGGACCTGCTGCCGGCCCTGCCCGGGGCGGCCGACGTCCACGCCGTCGAGGTGACGATCGGCAGGCTGCGCGCCGCCCTCCCGGACGCCTCGCTCGTCCGCACCGTCGTCAAGCGCGGCTACCGACTGGAGACCACCACCTGATGGAACCCGTCTTGATCGCCTGCTCGCACGGGACCCGTTCCGCCGCAGGGCAGCAGGTCGTCGACGCGCTGCGCGACGCCGTCCGGGCCGCGCGGCCGGGGCTGGTGGTGGAAGGCGCGCAGGTCGACGTCCACGGCCCGTACCTGGCCGACGTGGTGGACCGCGTCTGCCGGGACCGGGACGCCGTCGTCGTGCCGCTGCTGCTGTCGAGCGGCTACCACGTGCGGGTGGACATCGCGCAGGCCCTCGAGCGGGGCGGTGGCCGCGCGGTGGCGGCGCCCGCGCTGGGCCCGGGCCCGGAGGTCGTCGACATCCTGCTCGAACGGCTGGGCTCCCACGACGGGCCGGTCGTCCTCGCGGCGGCCGGGTCCTCGGACGCGCGGGCCCAGGCCGACGTCGAGGCGGCCGTCGGGCTGCTCGCCGAGCGGCTGGGGCGGCCCGTCACGTCGGGGTTCCTGTCCGCGCAGGAACCCACCGTCGCGGACGCCGTCGCCGCGGCCGGCCCGCGACCCGTGGCCGTCGTGAGCTACCTGCTGGCGCCCGGGGTGTTCTCGGCGCGACTCGCGTCCGTCGGGGCCGACGTCGTCACCGACCCCCTCGGGGTGCACCCCGGCCTCGTCGACCTCGTGCTGGCGCGCTACGACGCGACGGTGCGGGACACCACGTTCGCGAGGTCCTCCCCCGCCACCAGCCGCGCGACCTGAGCACGCAGCAGCGCCACCATCCGCGGCCGGAACGCCGTGGAGTTCCCGCCGACGTGCGGCGTGACGACGACGCCGGGCGAGGACCACAACGGGTGGTCGGCCGGGAGGGGTTCGGGATCGGTGACGTCGAGCGCGGCGCGGATCCGCCCGTCCCGCACCGCCTCCACGAGCGCTGCGGTGTCCACGACGGGGCCGCGGGCCACGTTGACGAGCAGCGCTCCGTCGGGCATCGCGGCGAGGAACCCCGCGCCCACCAGGCCGCGCGTGCGGTCGGTCAGCGGGCAGGCCAGGACGACGACGTCGTGCTGCGGCAGCAGGTCGGGGAGTTCCTCGACCGCGTGGACCTGGACGCCGTCCTGGACGCGCGCGCGGGTCCCGACCGCCGTGACGGAGCACTCGAACGGGGCGAGGCGGGCGGCGACGGCGCGGCCGACCCCGCCCCAGCCGACGACGAGGACGGACCGGTCGGCCAGGGACGTGCGCCGGGACGGCTTCCACTCCCCCGACGCCATCGAGCGGACGTCGTCGTCCAGGCCGCGCAGGGACAGGACCGCCAGTCCCACGGCGAGCTCGGCCGTCGACGTCTCGTGGACGCCGGAGGCGTTGCACAGCAGCACGTCCGGGGGCAGCTGCTCGGGCACTCCGTCGTAGCCGATGGTCAGGAGCTGGACCGCGCGCACGCCGTCGGGCAGCGCCGAGACGTCGGGGGTCGCGACGTAGGGCGGGACAACGAGGGCCGGCGCGGGATCGGGGGCCGGGCCCGTGCCGTCCCAGACGACGACCTCGGCGCCGTCGAGGGTCCCGAGCGCACGGGCCCAGGACTCGGAGGGGACGCTCACCACGACGTGCTCGCTCACGCGGGCACGCTAGCCGCATCCGGGTGAGGATGGACCGGTGACCCGCAGACGCACGGCCCTCGCCCCGGCGGCCCTCGTCGGGACCCTCCTGCTCGGCTGCTCGGACTCGGCGCAGTCCCCCGGCACCCCGACCCCCACCGCGGCGCAGCCCGCTCCCTCGACGTCGGCCTCCACGCCGGTGGACCCCTCGGAGATCGTCGCGGCCGCCGTCGGGCTGCCCGGCGACCCCGTGGACGTCGCCACGGGGCTCGACGTGCCCTGGGGGATGGCGGTGCTGCCCGACGGGACAGCGTTGGTCACGCTGCGGGACGAGGCCCGCGTTGTGCAGGTCGGTCCCGGGGTCTCGACGGTCCTGGGCGCGGACGGTCCGGACGGGCGGGTCCCGGACGTCGTGCCCGGCGGCGAGGGCGGGCTGCTGGGGATCGCGCTGTCGCCGGAGTTCTCGAGCGACCAGCACGTGTTCCTCTACCAGACGGCCCGCGACGACAACCGCGTCGTGCGGTACACGCTGGCGCAGAACCGCCTCGGCGAGGCGACGCCCGTCCTGACGGGCATCCCGAAGAACTCGACCCACAACGGCGGGCGGATCGCCTTCGGCCCGGACGGCAAGCTCTACGTCGGCACGGGGGACGCCCAGAACCGTCCCGCGGCCCAGGACCCGACGTCGCTCGGCGGCAAGATCCTGCGGCTGAACCCCGACGGGACCGTCCCTCCGGACAACCCGACGGCCGGTTCACCCCTGTGGTCCCTGGGCCACCGCAACCCGCAGGGTCTGGGCTGGGACTCCACGGGTCGCCTCATCGCCGCGGAGTTCGGCCAGGACGAGTGGGACGAGCTCAACGTCATCCGGCCCGGCGGGAACTACGGCTGGCCCGAGGTCGAGGGGCCCGGGGACGGCGGCGGGAGGTTCGTCGCCCCCGTGCAGACGTGGGCCACCGACGACGCCTCGCCCTCGGGGATCACGGTCACCCCCGACGCCGTGTACGTCGCGGCGCTGCGCGGAGAACGCCTGTGGCGGGTGCCGCTGAACCCCGACGGACCGACCGGGACCCCCGACGCGTACCTGCAGGGAGCCCTCGGCCGGCTGCGGACGGTCGAGGTCGGGCCGGACGGGTCGCTGTGGGTCCTCACGTCCAACACGTTCCGCGGGGAACCCCGTTCCGGGGACGACCGCCTGGTGTCGGTGCCGTTGTCGTCCTGAGGTTCCCGGACGGCAGGATGGGCCCGTGCCTCCCGACCTGACGGTTCCGGTCCTCCTGCTCCTGCTGCTCGCCGCGTTCGCCGCGGGCTGGATCGACGCCGTGGTGGGTGGCGGCGGGTTGTTGCAACTGCCGGCCCTCCTGCTCGTGCCGGGCCTGAGCCCCGTGCAGGCGCTCGCGACGAACAAGCTCGGGTCCATCTTCGGCACCAGCACGAGCGCCCTGACGTACTACCGGCGCGCCAGACCCGACCTGCGGACCGCGCTGCCGATGGCGGCGGTCGCCCTCGTCGGGAGTTTCGGCGGAGCCTCCATCGCGGCGGCGCTGCCCGTCGCCGTGTTCAAACCCGTCATCGTCGTGGCGCTCATCACCGTCGCCACCATCACCGTGCTCCGGCCGGCGCTGGGAGCCTCGACGTCCCTGCGGTTCTCCGGCCACGCCCACTACCGCGCGGCGATCGCCGTCGGCCTCGCGATCGGCGTCTACGACGGGGTGCTCGGTCCGGGCACCGGGACGTTCCTCGTCATCGCCATGGTGAGCCTGCTCGGGTACGACTTCGTCCAGGCCAGTGCCAAGGCGAAGATCGTGAACTTCTCCACGAACCTCGGCGCGCTGCTGTACTTCGCGCCGCACGGGGCGGTCCTGTGGGGGCTCGGGCTGCTGCTCGGGATCGCGAACACGAGCGGGAGCTACCTGGGGTCCCGGATGGCGATCTCGCAAGGGACGCGGTTCATCCGCACGGTGTTCCTCGTCGTCGTGGCCGCCCTCATCGTCAAGGTGGGCCACGACGTGTGGGTCGAGAACCTCTCCCCGCTGTTCTCCTGAGGGCCGGCGCCGCGCCCGCGCGGGGCGGCGCCGGCGGCGGGTTCAGCGCACGCGTTCGGCGGTGAACTGCATCCGGGGGTTCGCGTAGACCTCCTGCGACTCCACGAGCCGCAGTTCGCGCTCCCCGGAGCGGTAGGTGTTCTCGATGAGGTCGAACACGCTGGACACCGTGCGCTCCAGCGCCACCCGCGCCTCGCCGGTGCTGCGGTAGTGGGCCGTGAAGAGGGCGGCGGTGACGTCCCCGGACCCGTTCGCCTTGAACGGCAGCATCGGGGTGCGGACGATCCAGGCGCCGGCGTCGTCGGCGACGAGCACCTCGACGGTCCCCTCCTCGCGGTCGGGGCGTTCGACGCTCGTCACCAGGACGGTCGAGGGGCCCATGGCCCGCGCGGCGTCGACCGAGGCGAGCGTCGACTCCAGCGTGTCGGGTTCGGTGCCGGTGAGGTAGCCGAGCTCGAACTGGTTCGGCGTGATGATGTCGGCGACGGGGACGACCCGGTCGCGCAGCAGCTCCGGGATCTCGGGCGCGACGAAGCAACCGGACTTGGCGTTCCCCATCACCGGGTCGCACGCGTACACCGCGGAGGGGTTCGCCGCCTTCACCCGGCGGACCGCGTCGACGATGACGTCGCCGATCCCGACCCCGCCCTGGTACCCCGACAGGACCACGTCCACCTGGGGGAAGACACCGCGCTCCTCGACCCCGGTGAGGACGTCGGCGACGTCCGACGGCGCGATGAGCGGACCGCGCCAGGCCCCGTACCCCGTGTGGTTGGAGAAGTTCACGGTGTAGACGGGCACGACCTCGACCCCGATGCGCTGCAGTGGGAAGACGGCCGCGGAGTTGCCGACGTGGCCGTGCGCGACGGCGGACTGGATGGAGAGCACCTTCACGCGCCGGACGATACGCGCCCCCGCCCCACGGGGCCGTCCGACTTCCACAAGAGGTCTTGTGGAAGATGTCTTGTGGTTCTACCGTCGACGTCGTGGACGACTTCCCTCCTCCCGACCTGCCCAGCGTCGAGCTCACCGACCCGGCCACGATGCGCGTGCTGGCGCACCCCACCCGGCTGCGCCTCCTCGGCGAGCTGCGGGTCCACGGGCCGTGCAGCGTCGGGATGCTCAGCCGCGCCGTCGACGAGGCCCCGGGCTCGGTCAGCTACCACCTGTCGCGCCTCGCCGAGGTCGGCCTGGTGGCCGAGGCGCCCGACCACGCACCGGACCGCCGGCAACGCTGGTGGCGCTCGGTCCACGCCTTCACCCGCACGCCCTCCCCCACCGACACGAGCGACCCCGAGCGCTCGGCGGCCTCCACCGCGCTGCGCAAGAGCTTCGTGCGGGGCCTCGCCACCGCGCACGAGGCCTACCTCGACGCCGAGCACGACCTGCCACCGGAGTGGGCCGAGGCCGCCTCCACCGGGGACCTGTACCTCGACCTCACGGCCGACGAGCTCGCCGAGATGGCCGCCGAGGTCCGACAGGTCTTCGGCCGGTGGCTGGAGCGCTCGAACCGGGACCGCGCCGGGACCCGCCCCGTGCTCGCCCTCCACGCGCTGTTCCCGCGGCCGTGAGACCGCTCCGCGCGCTGGTCGTCGCGCACACCGCGAGCGCCGCGGGGAACGCGGCGACCCAGGTGGCCGTCCCGCTGCACGTCCTGGCCACGGGCGGCAGCGGCCTGCAGCTCGGGATCGCCTCCGCCGCAGCGGTCGTGCCGGTCATCGTCGGCGGTGTGTTCGGCGGGACGGTCGTCGACCGCATCGGCTACCGCCGCACGAGCATCACCAGCGACGTCGTCGGGGCCGTCACGATCGCCGCGGTCCCGCTGCTGGCCGGCACCGTCGGCCTGCCGTTCTGGGGGCTCGTCCTGCTGCTCGTGGCGACGGGCCTGCTGGACGCCCCGGGCCAGGCCGCGCGGCACGCGATGCTGCCCGAGGTCTGCGCGGTCGACGACGTGCCGCTGCTCAAGGCCACGGGCGCCCTCAACGGGGCCGAACGCCTCGCCCAGCTGCTGGGGGTCGCCGCGACGGCCGCCCTCGTCGGGTGGCTCGGCGCCCTGCCCGTCCTGTGGCTGGACGCGGCGACGTTCGCCGCCAGCGCGACGCTCGTGCTGATCGCCGTGCCCCACACGTCCACCGCCGCCACTCCCGCGGGGTCCTACCTGCGTCGCCTGCGGGAGGGGTTCGACGTGGTGCGCCGCGACGGGTTGCTGCGCGCCGTCGTCCTCCTCGTGCTGGCGACCAACGCCTTCGACACGGGGCTGACCGTCCTGCTGCCGCTCGTGGCGCGCGACACCTGGCACCACCCCGCAGCGTTCGGCTGGGTCAGTGCCGTCTTCGGCGTGGGCGCGGCGGTGGGAGCCCTGCAGGCGCACCGCCTCACCCGGCGCTGGTCGCGCCGTCGGGTCTTCGCCCTGTCCTTCCTGCTCGCCGGGTCGCCGCGCTTCCTGCTGCTGGCCACGGGCCCCTCCCTGGAGCTCACCCTCGTCGTCGTCCTCGCCTGCGGCCTCGCCGCGGGGGCCATCAACCCGGTGCTGGGCGCCGTGCAGCTCGAGCGGGTGGCCCCGCGGATGCGCGCCCGCGTCGCCGGTCTCGTGGCGGCGGGCGCGTGGGCGGGGATGCCGGCCGGGTCGCTGCTCGCGGGGTGGGGTGCGGACCGGGTCGGCGTCGTGCCGGTGCTGTGGACCGTGGGGGCCCTGTACCTCGTCGTCACGCTCGCCCCCTTCGTCGGCCGGTCGT encodes:
- a CDS encoding 2-hydroxyacid dehydrogenase; amino-acid sequence: MSEHVVVSVPSESWARALGTLDGAEVVVWDGTGPAPDPAPALVVPPYVATPDVSALPDGVRAVQLLTIGYDGVPEQLPPDVLLCNASGVHETSTAELAVGLAVLSLRGLDDDVRSMASGEWKPSRRTSLADRSVLVVGWGGVGRAVAARLAPFECSVTAVGTRARVQDGVQVHAVEELPDLLPQHDVVVLACPLTDRTRGLVGAGFLAAMPDGALLVNVARGPVVDTAALVEAVRDGRIRAALDVTDPEPLPADHPLWSSPGVVVTPHVGGNSTAFRPRMVALLRAQVARLVAGEDLANVVSRTVAS
- a CDS encoding PQQ-dependent sugar dehydrogenase, producing MTRRRTALAPAALVGTLLLGCSDSAQSPGTPTPTAAQPAPSTSASTPVDPSEIVAAAVGLPGDPVDVATGLDVPWGMAVLPDGTALVTLRDEARVVQVGPGVSTVLGADGPDGRVPDVVPGGEGGLLGIALSPEFSSDQHVFLYQTARDDNRVVRYTLAQNRLGEATPVLTGIPKNSTHNGGRIAFGPDGKLYVGTGDAQNRPAAQDPTSLGGKILRLNPDGTVPPDNPTAGSPLWSLGHRNPQGLGWDSTGRLIAAEFGQDEWDELNVIRPGGNYGWPEVEGPGDGGGRFVAPVQTWATDDASPSGITVTPDAVYVAALRGERLWRVPLNPDGPTGTPDAYLQGALGRLRTVEVGPDGSLWVLTSNTFRGEPRSGDDRLVSVPLSS
- a CDS encoding sulfite exporter TauE/SafE family protein, encoding MPPDLTVPVLLLLLLAAFAAGWIDAVVGGGGLLQLPALLLVPGLSPVQALATNKLGSIFGTSTSALTYYRRARPDLRTALPMAAVALVGSFGGASIAAALPVAVFKPVIVVALITVATITVLRPALGASTSLRFSGHAHYRAAIAVGLAIGVYDGVLGPGTGTFLVIAMVSLLGYDFVQASAKAKIVNFSTNLGALLYFAPHGAVLWGLGLLLGIANTSGSYLGSRMAISQGTRFIRTVFLVVVAALIVKVGHDVWVENLSPLFS
- the pdxY gene encoding pyridoxal kinase PdxY; this translates as MKVLSIQSAVAHGHVGNSAAVFPLQRIGVEVVPVYTVNFSNHTGYGAWRGPLIAPSDVADVLTGVEERGVFPQVDVVLSGYQGGVGIGDVIVDAVRRVKAANPSAVYACDPVMGNAKSGCFVAPEIPELLRDRVVPVADIITPNQFELGYLTGTEPDTLESTLASVDAARAMGPSTVLVTSVERPDREEGTVEVLVADDAGAWIVRTPMLPFKANGSGDVTAALFTAHYRSTGEARVALERTVSSVFDLIENTYRSGERELRLVESQEVYANPRMQFTAERVR
- a CDS encoding ArsR/SmtB family transcription factor — protein: MDDFPPPDLPSVELTDPATMRVLAHPTRLRLLGELRVHGPCSVGMLSRAVDEAPGSVSYHLSRLAEVGLVAEAPDHAPDRRQRWWRSVHAFTRTPSPTDTSDPERSAASTALRKSFVRGLATAHEAYLDAEHDLPPEWAEAASTGDLYLDLTADELAEMAAEVRQVFGRWLERSNRDRAGTRPVLALHALFPRP
- a CDS encoding MFS transporter, whose translation is MRPLRALVVAHTASAAGNAATQVAVPLHVLATGGSGLQLGIASAAAVVPVIVGGVFGGTVVDRIGYRRTSITSDVVGAVTIAAVPLLAGTVGLPFWGLVLLLVATGLLDAPGQAARHAMLPEVCAVDDVPLLKATGALNGAERLAQLLGVAATAALVGWLGALPVLWLDAATFAASATLVLIAVPHTSTAATPAGSYLRRLREGFDVVRRDGLLRAVVLLVLATNAFDTGLTVLLPLVARDTWHHPAAFGWVSAVFGVGAAVGALQAHRLTRRWSRRRVFALSFLLAGSPRFLLLATGPSLELTLVVVLACGLAAGAINPVLGAVQLERVAPRMRARVAGLVAAGAWAGMPAGSLLAGWGADRVGVVPVLWTVGALYLVVTLAPFVGRSWKDMDRPARRESAVAG